A region of Vigna radiata var. radiata cultivar VC1973A chromosome 6, Vradiata_ver6, whole genome shotgun sequence DNA encodes the following proteins:
- the LOC106764036 gene encoding basic leucine zipper 9, with protein sequence MEAKLGGGAGVMAATFDEFKWISFMFDHDINDDIKPCKLDPFTGASGHLNDAFENLDAVTGFSSCGGITDGRVFHSQNLAPVQSAISATIDSQSSICGTPVSGNKPNGRDNEVKGATTTSGSSRDPSDEDDEAGLCEQSTNAVDTKRLRRKDSNRESARRSRRRKQAHLADLEWQVERLRQENSHLFKQLRDASQQFRDADTNNRVLKSDVEALRAKVKLAEDMVRRGTIPPLNNQILPNLSELSNMNNLRGMAHVSPTITVHGNDGASYGAGITLSGHNSPLELGNLDISCTDFNTDNAVSSITTMWP encoded by the exons ATGGAGGCCAAGTTGGGCGGCGGCGCCGGCGTTATGGCGGCTACCTTCGACGAATTCAAATGGATCTCCTTTATGTTCGATCACGACATAAACGACGACATCAAACCCTGCAAGCTCGACCCCTTCACCGGAGCTTCTGGTCACCTCAACGACGCTTTCGAAAATCTG GATGCAGTAACTGGATTTTCAAGTTGTGGTGGAATAACAGATGGTAGGGTCTTCCACTCCCAAAACCTGGCTCCCGTCCAATCCGCCATCTCTGCAACTATTGATTCTCAGTCTTCCATTTGTGGTACCCCAGTTTCTGGTAACAAACCAAATGGAAGAGATAACGAAGTGAAAGGGGCGACCACAACAAGTGGTTCCTCACGTGACCCAtctgatgaagatgatgaagcaGGGCTTTGTGAACAAAGCACAAACGCTGTTGACACCAAACGTCTTAGAag GAAGGATTCTAATAGAGAGTCTGCAAGGAggtcaagaagaagaaaacaagccCATTTGGCTGACCTGGAGTGGCAA GTTGAACGGCTGAGGCAGGAAAACTCACACCTATTCAAGCAGCTTAGGGATGCAAGCCAACAATTCCGTGATGCGGATACCAATAATCGAGTTCTAAAATCAGATGTCGAAGCTTTAAGAGCTAAG GTAAAGTTAGCTGAGGACATGGTGAGAAGAGGCACAATTCCACCATTGAACAACCAGATTCTTCCAAATCTGAGTGAATTGAGCAATATGAATAATCTGCGTGGCATGGCACATGTTTCACCAACCATCACTGTGCATGGGAATGATGGTGCTTCGTATGGTGCTGGAATCACACTCAGTGGACATAACTCACCTCTTGAGCTTGGAAACTTGGACATATCTTGCACTGATTTCAATACTGATAATGCTGTGAGCTCTATCACTACCATGTGGCCTTAA